The stretch of DNA CATCACGTCATCTTTCTCACTCTCCATCTATCAGCAGCAGTTGCGTGCTGTCATCATCGTGCGTGCGTCCGTTCGTCCGTCTTTACGTCCACATGCAAAGGCGCCTGGTATCCGTCTggctgtgtgtctgcgtgtgtttgTACTAACACCATCTGCGGCTGGAAGCAGGTCCTGTTTGTTGATTATTAGCGTGttgcctgttgttcttcgggGTAGCTTCATTTAAACAGGAATGTTGTGAACAATTAAGACCTTTTCTGTTGTAGAATGTAGGAGCGGAATAATACATCGATATATTGATGACACTGTCGTCAATCTAAAATGCAAAAATCCATCTGAATAATCATTTATAAAACGCATCTGTGTTTTGACATTTGCTTAATTTTAAATTTCAGCCTGCTGCGGCTagagctaacaatgagctaatgctaacatgtgtCAACTAAtacaaaataaaccacaaagtaaaaagatcaacactgttggacaaaatatgttattacttacaagtccagtagcaacaaagccaggtcaccatcagtgattttgtagcctcctttagctaaaACTAGCGTAGGCTGtgtcaatgttcactctggttttagctctttgcttctgcTCCAAAGATATCACTATCTTacttttaagcttggtttatgcttgacacgtctgcGAGGTTCACATgggtccgcgcggcaaaattgcgtcattttaacaaccacgcccctccaccgcgcctccgcacggcccaaactttccgcaccgaggaaattttctaaccacgcggatggtcagacgtggaaaaacatggcggactggcaagacctagtatggcagaggttcgtaaatacagacatttgtatgattcagctctcagagatcaccgtgatcaacatgttgttaataattcttggagagaaatagactcgcactgtcggaaaagacgaggacgctgttaaaaatgctggaatgccatgttgtaaacaacagtaatttctacttctactatggtgtagtgttggatgcatgccgtagagctccatgctgccccctacagtttgggagaatattggctcactgcagagacaagccgcatgaaccataaacgctgcaagttgtgaagcgcgttccatccacgagccgcatcaccaagcggaaagtaaacgctTCATGCATAAACCaagctcttcttcttcttcttcttcttcttcttcttcttcttcttcttcttcttcttcttcttcttcttcttcttcttcttcttcttcttcttcttgtgctttttattgatagtGGTGCACTgtaaaagctaactgctaacctTTAGATAGAGACCTTTCCATGAGTGCCAACCCGAATCACAAAAGTTAGGTGCAGTATCTGGTCAGCAGAAGGCTGCGGAGTGCTGTCCAGTGTCACGTTGCTTTAGTTTATGGCTCAAGAATCACAGAAACCAGTTTAAAAGAAATAGGTTAAAGTGTTAAAGCTCTTTAGTGTTCCTTTAAATCAAGAAGCTAGTGGCGTCATGGCGAGCAGCGAGAAAACAGTCAGTGAAGAAATCGTCTCTCTCCTGGAAAATGATTGTTTTCAGTCACTTTTAATGTTTCATATCGATCCATCCATCGAATCTAAATGGTATTGTGACTGATTTTGATTTCACATGGAATCGAGATAATATTCACATCATGATCAAACTGGTGACTTACAGCTCTGGTTCAGAGCTCTTTTAACATTGGTTTTAGAGAAATAAAGATGAGTTTTGATTGGACTGACTGTTGctgtttttaaaaaacgtttaCATCACCGCCAATTTAACATTTTGTTATTATTCTGATAGAAAAATCCTAAAATTCTTGCCAAAGTgtcccaatctgcactggaaatgcTACATATAGCTGCTAATTAATTCTgcattcaaataaaaaaagaGTGCATTTTAAACCCCTCTGTAATGCTAAAGCTGCAGCAGTATATAAAGTGTTTGCATTAACTGCTTTGTTTTTATGCTATCCTTTAGTAGCATCTGTCCCCTTTAAACCTGTCTCCACTTGTGTTAGTCCCTAGCTTCTACAACTAGCCACTCTGGTCAGAACGCGTcatttttctccaaactgaggtcatccAAAGAGCTTTCTACAGCAGATAAATTATTGATTGTTCACAACCTTTCCACTGAACCCCACTTCCAAAGAACGAAGCTATCAGTTTGAGGCTACAAACGTGAGTTTGTACTTTGTGTTTGAGTCTGTTCATCCTTTCCTGTCTTGCaggagtgaagagaggagtgtgTTCACAGATTAATCACTTCCCAGAGGACGCAGACTTCGACCACGATGGGGCAGAATACGTCCTGCGTAAGTCAATACTTGAGCACCAAATATGGTTGACTGGAGATGGAGAGAAGGGCCGTTCTGTGCTTTAAGAGAGGTATTTGGACCCTCGCTCGTTGGATGATGTCACCCAGAaacaaacatttgacagtgtgGTAGAAGCCCTAGTAGATGCCCTAATTCACACTCAGTGCCCTGCAGTGATGTCTTCTGCTCAGTGATATGCTGCAAGCAGGCCTGTGCATGCATGAAGCCTGTGCTCTGTTTACAATGTTGCAGAGGCATTTTGCTGGCATTTAGGTGGCATTTTCTCTCCAGTGGCCTAGTTGTCCTAGATGAGAGGAGCGTGCATGTGTGAGTTCGTGCATTCGTGCATGCGttcacgtgtgtttgtgtgtgtgtgtgtgtgtgtgtgtgtgtgtgtgtgtgtgtgattttactTGTGCATGATGTGTGTACTTGGTTGACAGATTAACCAAAAACATTAACGGTCACATGAGAATTTATTAGAACTAATTGTGATTCTAGAACCAAATAATTAATTTCTTCATGGAGCaacttgggtgtgtgtgtgtgtgtgtgtgtgtgtgtgtgtgtgtgtgtgtgtgtgtgtgtgtgtgtgtgtgtgtgtgtgtgtgtgtgtgtgtgtgtgtgtgtgagtgtgtagctCATTGCTAAATTAATGATTTTTCTATCACATGTGGTTGCAATCCTGGTTGACTTAGTATTAACTAGCACCGTTTACTGAAATCatcttgtaaccctcagcagaactgCTCTTGAGCTCTACACtacacacctctctctctctctctctctctctctctctctctctctctcttatattTATATAAGCAGTGCTCTGATACCACCTAGTGTTCGGTTCATTACACAACATATACAAAGTTCCTTGTTCATTTACGCTTGATCAACAACACGTATTCTAATACTTACACTTCCCAACAAATCTCAtaatagttacttttataatgagaccaaagtaatcaaataCACCTTGTGGTTACAGATATATACTCACTAAAGTTTGTgtatgtcatctgtgcctcactaacatTACTATTGATTTTAAAAAACTGCTTGAGCACAAACTGCCTTGaacaattaaaatgtgattaatcaagattaattaataaCAAAGCTTCTGATTAATTAGATTAGTCTTTAATAGAGTCCATATACATATGAAACAAGTGATTTTTACACCCCTTCGTCTCTTTAAATCATTGCTCTTTTAGGGGTGGTCCGGGCTTCCAACATCTTCCCAATCCTTAGTGCCATCCTGCTGCTGATGGGAGGGGTTTGCATAGCTGCTAGTCGTTTCTATAGGAGCAAAAGGAACATCATCCTGGGGGCGGGAATTCTGTTTGTGGCTGCAGGTAATTTATGAGCAGTACTTGACTATCCTTAATTATGTAGATATGTGCTTGCTTGTGTATTTAGTTTAATCTATTCTACATTTTTGCTCAATAAATGCTTAAAAACATGATGATTGAGAAGAAGCGAATGCTGGAACATTCAGAAAACTCGTAATTTTTACTTGCAATGCATGTTTATGTTGATTCAAAAGTTGTTAGCTATGCACAATACCCAACAAATTGTGTTTTGTTAATTCTGAAGATGCTGTTTTTGTTCTCTCACAGGTCTGAGTAACATCATCGGTGTTATAGTCTACATCTCAGCTGCGCTGGGAGACATTTCGCCTAAAAAAGACGAGGATAAGAAATGGCAGTATTCCTACGGGTGGTCCTTTTACTTCGGCGGCCTGTCCTTCATCATGGCCGAGATGGTGGGGGTGTTGGCTGTCAACATCTACATTGAGAAAAACAAGGAGCTCCGCTGTCGTTCGCGCACCGACATCTTCAAGAGCACTACGCACGCCATGCTGCGCCTTCCCAGCTATCGCTTCCGCCGCCGCTCCCGCTCCTCCTCGCGCTCCACCGATCCCTCCCGCTCCCGAGACCCTTCACCCGTAGGAGGAGGTGGGGGGAAGAACTTCGGCCTGCCCCCCTCTGCGCTGCTCTCCCAGGGACCCATATCAGTGTCCACCCTGCCCAACCCTCACTCCCGCTCCCACACGGCCCTGGCTGGAGGTGACATCTCCCTCTACACGCTGTCCCGTGACCCCAAACTGGGTGGCTTGCCGCCCATGTATGGAACTGTGGACAGGGCCACGCTCTACCAGCTTCACAACTGCTTCCCAAAGGACGGGGGCGGAGGGAGCGTGATGATGAGCGGTACGCTGCCGTCACTCAAGTCCCACAACCCTTCTAATTCTTCCAACTCGAACGTACCGATGGGCAACTCTGTGGGTTCTGGTCCTCCACCATTCACATCCTCCTCAGTTGACAGAGAGCGAGGGATGGGGACTCTGGACAGGCTGAAGGGAGACAGGGAGAGCAACTCTAACACCCTTAATAGGAAAACCACACCTGTGTAGCTGGAGGTGAGGGAGAAGGGAGAGGAAGGTGAAACGTGGAGGGGAAAAGCCtcagcaagaaaaaaaaacagaagataaTGAACCCCCATCCAGGTTCACTGTTATTAGGTCAGTGAGACTAAAAAACGTAATAACAGAgcgataataacaacaacaaagaacTCTCACGATAAAACTATTTTGATATTTTGACGCGCTAGAAATGATTTATTTTATTAACAATCAAACACGATTAACCTTGGGCTATAACGACTGTGCTTCACCCTAATTTCTGTGCAATATTACTGCTAATTTAACCAGACGATCATCAGTGCGACTTGTTGTTGTGATTATTCTTGGTGTTATTACCAGCTAGCTGTATTTGCAAACACAAGTTTGGAATGATTTGGGATTTTATTTCACTAATTTTAGACATCTATGACTTGTACTGTGAATTCTTCCATGCTGAGCCGCTGGGATTATCATCAGTGAGCCGTGTGTTAACTGTGTCAAAATGTCAAGTGTGATTGTGCAGAACGCACGTGGGATTgagtctgttttttatttttttaaaccccCTCCCCCCACATTGTACGACTTTCATTTATAAAATGAAGTCGGATGTGAATACTGTAAATTGTCTTCCAGCAACGATGCTAAAAGAAATGCAACAGTTACGCGAGTGACTGAGATGACCCACAGCCGCATCGTTAGCACGAGTTTGGGTTTTCTACGGGCCTCTGTTAGTCGTTTCCTTTTCATTTTCATCCAAATCGGCATTAACAGTAGTCCTTGTAGCTTTGTTGTGTTGAAGATGTTTGTTCTCGGGGCATTGCCGGAAACCTCCGACAAAAAAAAGAGACTGAATCACGTGTTTGTACAGAATCAGGTTACGATCGCTTCCAGAGAGGAAAAAAAAGGACTAAATCAAAACTTTTTCTATGAAAAGTCCCAAAGTGACACATGCAAATCATCATTTCCACTAGCAAAAAAGGAAAAATTCAAAACACATGTGTATGGGTTCAAAAAGACTTTTAAGAATAGCTTTGAAAAAGCTACATGTACATTGTAATTTATGCATACATGTGTTTGAGAAGTTGATACATTTGAGCGGAGAAGGTTTGGCTCGAGTGTTTTGATCCGCTGGACTCCTGTCGGTTGGTTTCGTTCACACTCACCTGTCTGTATCTGATCACATGACCTGTTTAGCCCTTACTCTTAAAGACGGCCCCTTCAAAGGCGTGTTTCCATCATCGGAACTGCAGGGTAACTTCTGGGATGATAAAACCTACCGGGAGATAAGctgtcccagtcctctcagctgttgcgtTTCCGTGCAAACTCAGCCCTGGACTTTGAACTGACGTCAGCATATCACGACTGCTTcgccagtgagtgatgtcactgatcagtgccaaaaaCCGTCTGTCCCAGTACGCCATCATTTTAAGCCATTTGGAGCATGAGAGCAGctgcgtgatgtaaaatgtggcgtccAGTGACCGAAGTAAGCtccgggtgtttctcaatgtcaaggtgccttacTTAAGTCGGGCGGAcggtgtgtgactttttcactcatagcactcagcttcagctcaaactgtacgacttcctcgcagggcaggtctcacgagtcatgtgctcacactgtacgtctggtagcaacacgtctgacctaaaaatatgctaaaaatagctgtttttacacgacacgtcagacttttttgttttgcctgttgtccttcgggagtgcagtaggaggacacacagggatttatgggggttggatgaggaaaacgaaataaagaaagtaaatctgtgttttgtgatcagtttaatttgacatgaacacgacaaacacgctttcttgacaatctttgtaagtaaaaaaaacgtgtagaaaaaaacgtgtagaaataaaaacgaacaacgtgtgttattagggaaatagcgggcgagcggtgttgatgcaggattgcgcatgcgccgtgagcggttctgatacttaatgggtcgcagccgctcgctgcgccgcttcaacagtgcgataccctcacgagggacgagcaaaatatcaaacaggcCAGAAATTCGTgccagctcacgattgctgatcggtagctggtcacgtggtgttaatcgcctctcgtaaccccctgtacactacacgacgctcagcgcaaaacacgctccgatcttgtggattctcgcacgagtagaAAAATCGGCTCaagaaagtgaaaaagtcgcacagtgtacgcccggcttaaggaggacgctgtccttccttggtcaaagaaaacggtaaaatggaacagacttgcatcacgtaaccgcggcttccacggcggtcaagtaatgtcatgtgaCACGGGGGATAaccttatattttatacgtattcgtttcaatataaatatttaatgagaattttactttttaaattgtgtatatgtttattaaattaaaatcataagtgagttactacccgctagccaccaaagctgcaacaaagcaactaaccaaccatagataacttctttggatccaaaaaaaatattttttaattagCTGACtaatttttaaacttgaaatttgccctcgaagtagctgccggcttctgatccgccgtctttttgaaaataccgcgatgTATTgtaggtaatttttgaccaaggctaggctacaagacacctcccgtgtatccttcctcagctagctaaacg from Nothobranchius furzeri strain GRZ-AD chromosome 5, NfurGRZ-RIMD1, whole genome shotgun sequence encodes:
- the cacng8b gene encoding voltage-dependent calcium channel gamma-4 subunit codes for the protein MVCEKGIQILLTTVGAFAAFGLMTVAIGTDYWLYSRALICNSTANITQDDPHNKDKKDPGALTHSGLWRICCLEGVKRGVCSQINHFPEDADFDHDGAEYVLRVVRASNIFPILSAILLLMGGVCIAASRFYRSKRNIILGAGILFVAAGLSNIIGVIVYISAALGDISPKKDEDKKWQYSYGWSFYFGGLSFIMAEMVGVLAVNIYIEKNKELRCRSRTDIFKSTTHAMLRLPSYRFRRRSRSSSRSTDPSRSRDPSPVGGGGGKNFGLPPSALLSQGPISVSTLPNPHSRSHTALAGGDISLYTLSRDPKLGGLPPMYGTVDRATLYQLHNCFPKDGGGGSVMMSGTLPSLKSHNPSNSSNSNVPMGNSVGSGPPPFTSSSVDRERGMGTLDRLKGDRESNSNTLNRKTTPV